TAACAATTACCGGAGAAAAGTTAAACAGAACACTATCTTTGATAGTACTCCTAATGATTTTCTGATTAACCAGACTCAAAGTGTTGTTGCTAATAATGCTGAATCAAATTTGCGGTTAAAGGATATTCAGGAAGCTATCCATAACCTGCCACAAATATTCAGAAATCCGTTTCTGTTGTATTTCGATGGTTTTAAATACCATGAAATTGCGGAAATGCTGGGCGAACCCCTGGGGACTATTAAAAGTCGTATTCACTTTGCCCGTAAACTGTTGAAAACGCAGATAGAACGTCATTAAGCGAACAATCAACACATCGGATATCCGATGCCTTGAGTTGAACATCATTTACTTCCCTTATTTAGTATTGAATTTTTTTTATTCAATAAGCAGGCCTTTTCTGTGCCGTTAGGCATGGTTACACCACGATTATTTAGCAACTTTGTGGAATGAGTAAAGTAACTGACGTAATATTGGTAAATCAACAGGATGAGCCCATTGGCGTAATGGAAAAAATGGAGGCTCATCGCAAAGCCGTATTGCATCGGGCTTTTAGCGTTTTTATCTTCAATAGTAAAGGCGAAATGTTATTGCAGCAACGCGCTGTGGGCAAGTATCACAGCGGTGGTTTATGGACGAATACCTGCTGCAGCCACCCGGCCCCGGGCGAAGATACCTTACAGGCAGCCACCCGCCGGTTAAATGAGGAAATGGGTTTTACGACTATGCTCGAAAAGGTTTTTGATTTTGTATACTTGGCAGAGTTTGAACATGGATTAACCGAACACGAGTTTGATCATGTTTTTGTTGGAACGTACGACAGCAGGATAGCGCCCGACCCAATGGAAGTAAAGGACTATTGTTATAAAAACCTGGAAGAAATAGAAGCTACCTTACAATCGCACCCGCAGAAATATACCGCCTGGTTCAATATTGCATTTCCGAAAGTGCAGCAATGGGCGGCAGAAAACCTGTTGAAGAAGGTAGTGTAAATATCCCTTTCGCATTGGCGTTACAACAAATTACATAGTAAAGGAACACCCTTATTGGGTTGTAAACATATTGAGGATTTTAATTAATTGAAGCAGGGCTTTCTACAGTCCTGCTTTTTTGTTGGGTATTTTTATACA
The Niastella koreensis GR20-10 genome window above contains:
- a CDS encoding RNA polymerase sigma factor, giving the protein MSTVEFNQMLVNNAEFLKPFAITLTRDSEAAKDLFQETLFRALSNKDKYSVGTNIKAWLYTIMRNIFINNYRRKVKQNTIFDSTPNDFLINQTQSVVANNAESNLRLKDIQEAIHNLPQIFRNPFLLYFDGFKYHEIAEMLGEPLGTIKSRIHFARKLLKTQIERH
- the idi gene encoding isopentenyl-diphosphate Delta-isomerase, translating into MSKVTDVILVNQQDEPIGVMEKMEAHRKAVLHRAFSVFIFNSKGEMLLQQRAVGKYHSGGLWTNTCCSHPAPGEDTLQAATRRLNEEMGFTTMLEKVFDFVYLAEFEHGLTEHEFDHVFVGTYDSRIAPDPMEVKDYCYKNLEEIEATLQSHPQKYTAWFNIAFPKVQQWAAENLLKKVV